Proteins from one Amycolatopsis benzoatilytica AK 16/65 genomic window:
- a CDS encoding nuclear transport factor 2 family protein: MKTFREAIETHDLAAAEALLADDVVFCSPVAFKPYSGKPITAAILRGVAEVFEDFRYVREIADGKEHALVFEAKVEGLAVTGCDFLRYDADGKIADFMVMVRPLRAAEALARQMGAKFEAIQAAAAKS, from the coding sequence ATGAAGACGTTCCGCGAGGCGATCGAAACGCACGACCTGGCCGCCGCCGAGGCACTGCTCGCCGACGACGTCGTGTTCTGCAGCCCGGTCGCGTTCAAGCCGTACTCGGGCAAACCGATCACCGCGGCGATCCTGCGCGGGGTAGCCGAGGTGTTCGAGGACTTCCGGTACGTCCGCGAGATCGCCGACGGGAAGGAGCACGCGCTCGTGTTCGAGGCGAAGGTGGAGGGACTCGCGGTGACCGGGTGCGATTTCCTGCGCTACGACGCGGACGGGAAGATCGCGGACTTCATGGTGATGGTCCGGCCGCTGCGGGCCGCGGAGGCACTGGCACGACAGATGGGGGCCAAGTTCGAAGCGATCCAGGCAGCCGCGGCCAAGAGCTGA
- a CDS encoding cation:proton antiporter — protein sequence MTLFAMAIVLLAGLAGPLLATPKRTRIPIVVGEIALGVVVGRTGFGWVDADEPILSYVASAGFALIMLVAGSHVPLRDAALRVAAGRGALLAALVGVLAVPAGYGVAALVGTGHGLLYAVLLASSSAALVMPVLDETKLATPPAVALIVQVAIADTACIVALPLAAAPGRAGKAALGALAVIAAGAVWFVLLRWLHRRGLVDKAHDLSKTRHFGLEIRIALIVLFGLAGLAQLVGVSVMLAGFVAGLALAAVGEPRRLARQLFAVTDGFLGPLFFVWLGASLDLRALGQHPVMFVLAAVLGVGSVVVHGATRLLGQPLPLAVLAGAQLGVPVAAVTIGTREQLLAPGEGGAILAAALISVGATAWAASRASKDQSAEPREAS from the coding sequence ATGACGCTGTTCGCGATGGCGATCGTGTTGCTCGCGGGCCTGGCCGGCCCGCTGCTGGCGACGCCGAAGCGGACCCGGATTCCGATCGTCGTCGGCGAGATCGCGCTCGGCGTCGTGGTCGGCCGGACCGGGTTCGGCTGGGTCGACGCGGACGAGCCGATCCTGTCCTATGTCGCGTCCGCCGGATTCGCGCTGATCATGCTGGTCGCGGGAAGCCACGTGCCGCTGCGGGACGCGGCGTTGCGGGTCGCCGCCGGGCGGGGCGCGTTGCTCGCCGCGCTGGTCGGGGTGCTCGCGGTGCCGGCTGGCTACGGTGTCGCGGCACTTGTCGGAACCGGGCACGGGCTGCTCTACGCCGTGTTGCTCGCGTCGAGTTCGGCGGCGCTCGTGATGCCGGTACTGGACGAAACGAAGCTCGCCACTCCGCCTGCGGTCGCGTTGATCGTGCAAGTCGCGATCGCCGACACCGCCTGCATCGTGGCGTTGCCGCTGGCCGCCGCACCGGGGCGGGCCGGAAAAGCGGCGCTCGGCGCGCTCGCGGTGATCGCGGCCGGTGCGGTGTGGTTCGTGCTCCTGCGGTGGCTGCACCGGCGCGGGCTCGTCGACAAGGCCCACGACCTCAGCAAGACCCGGCATTTCGGCCTGGAAATCCGGATCGCGCTGATCGTCCTGTTCGGCCTTGCCGGGCTCGCCCAGCTGGTCGGCGTGTCGGTGATGCTGGCCGGGTTCGTCGCCGGCCTGGCGCTGGCCGCGGTGGGGGAGCCGCGACGGCTCGCGCGCCAGTTGTTCGCCGTGACCGACGGATTTCTCGGGCCGCTGTTTTTCGTGTGGCTGGGCGCTTCTCTCGACCTGCGGGCGCTCGGTCAGCACCCGGTGATGTTCGTACTGGCCGCGGTGCTCGGTGTCGGCTCGGTCGTGGTGCACGGCGCGACGCGGCTGCTGGGCCAGCCGCTGCCGCTGGCGGTTCTCGCCGGCGCGCAACTGGGCGTGCCGGTCGCGGCGGTCACCATCGGGACGCGCGAACAGTTGCTCGCCCCGGGGGAGGGCGGGGCCATTCTCGCCGCCGCGCTGATCAGCGTCGGCGCCACCGCGTGGGCGGCGTCCCGCGCGAGCAAGGACCAGTCCGCCGAACCGAGGGAGGCGTCGTGA